TTTCAAATGAATGCGACGGATGCCGATGAAGGCACTAACAATGAGATTGAATATAGCCTTGGAAAAACCTTGAAGCGAAAACTTTATGATATTTTTGAGTTGGACAAATTAACTGGCGAGATTAGAGTTAAAGGAGTAGTGGACTATGAAGAAAACGAGGTTTACAAACTCGATGTTGAGGCATCAGATAAGGCAACACCTCCACTGACGGGTGAGAGCAGGGTCGTTATAAAGATAATAGATGTCAACGACAATCCACCAGAAATAGAAGTCACATCACTGTCAAATACAGTGTCTGAAGACTCAAAACCTGGCACAGTTATTTCACTACTTAGTGTGACGGATAAAGACTCTGGTGTCAATGGAAAAATAATATCAAGCATAACTTCAGACGTGCCTTTTGAATTAAAGCCTTCTTATAAGGAAAACATATATTCAGTTGTCACTAAGGGATTTTTGGATCGAGAGGAGGTGTCACATtatgaaataacaataaaatccaCTGATTGTGGTGAACCTCCCTTATCTACTGTTAAAACACTAAGTATTCAGATCTCAGATGTAAATGACAACAGACCACTTTTCCAACAACAATCTTTAGAGTTTTATCTCGTAGAAAATAACGTTGCTGGAAATTCAATATTCTCTGTCAGCGCAACGGACAAAGACTTGAATGACAATGCAGCTATTTCATATCATATCGTGAGAGAAGGGAGTCAGAATGACATAATGTCTTTCCTAAATGTAAACTCTGATAATGGACAAATTTCCGCGCTTAAAAGTTTTGACTTTGAAACTCTGAAAACGTTCCAGTTCCAAGTTGTTGCCACAGATTCTGGAACTCCGTCACTAAGCAGCAACGTCACAGTGAACGTGTTCATTCTGGATCAGAACGACAACGCTCCAGTCATCCTGTATCCAGTCAGCTCTAACGGTTCTGCTGAAGGTGTGGAGGAGATTCCCCGCAATGTGAACGCAGGACACTTGGTGACTAAAGTCAGAGCCTATGACGCTGATATAGGATATAACGGCTGCTTACTGTTTTCACTGCAGGAAGTTACTGACCACAGTCTCTTTGGTTTGGACCGCTATACAGGACAGATCAGAACACTTCGCTCATTCACAGAGACAGACGAGGCTGAGCATAAACTGGTCATACTGGTGAAAGACAATGGGAACGTTTCACTCTCAGCAACAGCTACTGTGATTGTCAAAGTTGTGGAGCCCAAAGAGGCTTTTGCTGCTTCTGATGTGAAAAGTGCAACTAAAGTTGACGAGGAGGACAATGTGACATTTTATCTGATCATAACCCTGGGATCAGTTTCTGTACTTTTTCTCATCAGTATCATCGTACTGATTGCAATGCAGTGCTCTAAGTCCACAGACTATACATCTAAATACCTACAAGAGCCTAATTATGATGGAACACTGTGTCATAGCATCCAGTACAGATCTGGAGACAAACGATACATGTTAGTTGGACCCAGAATGAGTATAGGATCTACTATAGTCCCGGGCAGCCATGCCAACACACTAGTGCTCCCTGACAGGAGGTCTGCGACTGCAGAGGTAAGACTTTAAAAACAAGTTATTATACAATATGTTCACAAGTGTACAATTCTTTGTTTGTGCTTTGCTTTTGCTTCTTATCGTGTCTCTAAAGCTTTTTGTACTGAGAACAGTTCCAAATATAACTCACAAACAtgttctgttgtgttttatCTCTCGTTTCTTATACAAAGTGGTCGTTTACAGAAAGGGATGTAAAAGAAACTGCAACTGTATGAAAATGCCGGATGTGGCAAAATAGCTTTGTCTTCAACAGCCACTCTGTGCTATCTGCTATACTTtcactgttttctctcttttccatgCATATAAACACTCACAACCATGATGggaacatttaaaatatattagaGAGCTCATTCTTTGTAAAGAGGACAGCCTGTCCCCTGATTATGaccgctgtccatggtgctgaaatgaAATTGTTCCTGTATTCCAGCCAAACAGATTTATTATAGTCTGTATTTTGGAATATGTGAGAAGTGAGATTGTTACATTTGGGTCTCAGAATATTACAACTGCTAACCAATAACTGAACGAAAAGCTGAAGACGTTGCAGTGTTTCTGATGAGTTGTTTGAGCAGTATGTATGGACTTAGTTGTTTTAATACTGAACTACTTTTGTTATTAGAGGGAAAGGCTGTGTGACTACTTGTGTCTGCTGATCAGGGTGCTGAAATGCATGAACATGTCAAACAGTaatgcaatgttaaaaaaacacgatgaaaactattattttaataattagcTAATAAGCCTCTTGGTAGGTACTCGCCCCCTTAAAGAAAGCATCtcttaaaactttatttattagaCTATTTTGTTAAGTTTGTTCTCAGTAATCACCTCTGGGTGTCACTATTACATCACGAAGCCATAGACGACTTTGTCCCTCCCATTTCAAGGCTTTTGTCTCCTACTGAATAGCGCAAAGGAGGTGTTTGA
This DNA window, taken from Sebastes umbrosus isolate fSebUmb1 chromosome 9, fSebUmb1.pri, whole genome shotgun sequence, encodes the following:
- the LOC119494177 gene encoding protocadherin alpha-8-like; this translates as MGTDTTTRTKDCSWFAFYLALLLLLGQQALAQIRYSVPEEVKEGTVVGNVAKDLGLDITSLIARRFRVVSGSKDAIFEVNQNNGALYVNQHIDREELCQGSGACLMELKILVESPLEIHYVVVEITDVNDHSPSFPEREQIFEIAEHTLPGKRFQLHTARDPDAGINSIRTYTLTSNNHFEVDIRQSDEDKIPFLVLKKSLDREQKNKHTLQVTAVDGGKPPRSGTLNVSIIVLDINDNRPIFSHDMYQIEIYENVPVGTSIFQMNATDADEGTNNEIEYSLGKTLKRKLYDIFELDKLTGEIRVKGVVDYEENEVYKLDVEASDKATPPLTGESRVVIKIIDVNDNPPEIEVTSLSNTVSEDSKPGTVISLLSVTDKDSGVNGKIISSITSDVPFELKPSYKENIYSVVTKGFLDREEVSHYEITIKSTDCGEPPLSTVKTLSIQISDVNDNRPLFQQQSLEFYLVENNVAGNSIFSVSATDKDLNDNAAISYHIVREGSQNDIMSFLNVNSDNGQISALKSFDFETLKTFQFQVVATDSGTPSLSSNVTVNVFILDQNDNAPVILYPVSSNGSAEGVEEIPRNVNAGHLVTKVRAYDADIGYNGCLLFSLQEVTDHSLFGLDRYTGQIRTLRSFTETDEAEHKLVILVKDNGNVSLSATATVIVKVVEPKEAFAASDVKSATKVDEEDNVTFYLIITLGSVSVLFLISIIVLIAMQCSKSTDYTSKYLQEPNYDGTLCHSIQYRSGDKRYMLVGPRMSIGSTIVPGSHANTLVLPDRRSATAEVRL